From Permianibacter aggregans, a single genomic window includes:
- the rimO gene encoding 30S ribosomal protein S12 methylthiotransferase RimO, which yields MSRSTPKVGFVSLGCPKALVDSERILTQLKTEGYQIVPTYNDADVVVVNTCGFIDAAEQESLDAIGEALRENGKVIVTGCLGAKAEKILDVHPNVLSVTGPQAYEAVMGAVHNVLPPKHDPFVDLVPPQGIKLTPKHYAYLKISEGCNHRCAFCIIPSMRGDLVSRPIGDVMTEAENLVKSGVKELLVISQDTSAYGVDTKYRTGFWNGRPLKTRMKELCEALGELGVWTRLHYVYPYPHVSDIVPMMAEGKILPYLDIPFQHGSPNVLKLMKRPAHAENTLARIKSWRDVCPDLVLRSTFIVGFPGETEDDFQILLDWLEEAQLDRVGCFKYSPVEGATANELPNPVAEEVKEERWQRFMEVAARISRDKLQAKVGRTLEVIIDEVDDEGAIGRSKADAPEIDGKVFVDSSDLKPGQIVEVFVHEADDYDLYAAPLGAE from the coding sequence ATGTCCCGTTCCACCCCTAAAGTGGGTTTCGTTTCGCTTGGCTGCCCAAAGGCGCTGGTCGATTCCGAACGCATTCTGACCCAGTTGAAAACCGAGGGTTACCAAATCGTACCGACGTATAACGATGCTGATGTCGTCGTCGTCAACACCTGCGGTTTTATCGACGCCGCCGAGCAGGAATCGCTGGATGCCATCGGCGAAGCGCTGCGCGAGAACGGCAAGGTTATCGTCACTGGTTGCCTTGGCGCCAAGGCCGAGAAGATTCTTGATGTCCATCCGAATGTGTTGAGTGTCACCGGCCCACAGGCTTACGAAGCGGTCATGGGCGCCGTGCACAATGTGTTGCCGCCTAAGCACGACCCATTCGTCGATCTGGTACCGCCGCAAGGCATCAAGCTGACGCCGAAGCATTACGCGTACCTGAAAATTTCTGAAGGCTGCAATCACCGCTGCGCGTTTTGCATCATTCCGTCGATGCGCGGCGATTTGGTCTCGCGGCCGATTGGCGATGTCATGACCGAGGCCGAAAATCTGGTTAAATCCGGCGTCAAGGAATTGCTGGTGATTTCCCAGGACACCAGTGCCTATGGCGTTGATACCAAATACCGCACTGGCTTCTGGAACGGCCGCCCGCTGAAAACCCGAATGAAAGAATTGTGCGAGGCACTCGGCGAACTCGGTGTCTGGACCCGCTTGCATTACGTTTATCCGTACCCGCATGTCAGCGACATCGTTCCGATGATGGCCGAAGGCAAAATCCTGCCTTACCTCGATATTCCGTTCCAGCACGGCAGCCCGAATGTGCTGAAGCTGATGAAGCGTCCGGCCCATGCCGAAAACACCCTGGCCCGGATCAAATCCTGGCGCGATGTCTGCCCGGACCTGGTGCTGCGTTCGACATTCATCGTCGGTTTTCCTGGCGAAACCGAAGACGATTTTCAAATCCTGCTCGACTGGCTCGAAGAAGCCCAGCTCGATCGCGTTGGCTGCTTCAAGTACTCGCCGGTCGAAGGCGCCACGGCCAATGAGCTGCCGAATCCGGTTGCTGAAGAAGTCAAGGAAGAGCGCTGGCAGCGCTTCATGGAAGTGGCCGCACGCATTTCGCGTGACAAGCTGCAAGCGAAAGTCGGCCGCACCCTTGAGGTCATCATTGATGAAGTCGATGACGAAGGCGCCATTGGCCGCAGCAAGGCCGATGCCCCGGAAATCGACGGCAAGGTCTTTGTCGACAGCAGTGATTTGAAGCCAGGCCAGATCGTCGAAGTCTTCGTGCACGAAGCCGACGATTACGACTTGTACGCGGCGCCGCTCGGCGCCGAGTAA
- a CDS encoding universal stress protein, with product MKSLNKIAVIADLLTAEPALSCAVALAKASKAELVLYAFVHDSLGDDDALLSDKERHAYREKLIDARHQALAVELKSVAPKFRPNIEVIWHKRYHEWLCDNVKKRGIDLVIKHGRPSKKAFYMPSDWHLMRRLPVPLWLVDDRSPAEGAVVAAIDAGDKRSSRKKLDQQVLQTGALLAPLMKAKLKSVFVRALPQLLFDLDLVDHRSYKNKAEEQAKAASAKRCKEAGVDDQVSNNLVGFGHPEDMLPRLLRKEKAALLVMGTVGRKGVEEWLVGNTSERVIADVRCDVLIIKG from the coding sequence ATGAAATCATTGAACAAAATCGCCGTTATCGCTGATTTACTGACTGCCGAACCGGCGCTTTCATGCGCGGTGGCGCTGGCCAAGGCCAGCAAGGCTGAGCTGGTGTTGTACGCGTTTGTCCACGACAGCCTCGGTGATGACGATGCCTTGCTCAGTGACAAAGAGCGCCATGCCTATCGGGAAAAGCTGATCGATGCCCGCCATCAGGCATTGGCCGTTGAACTGAAATCGGTAGCACCGAAATTCCGCCCGAATATCGAAGTGATTTGGCACAAGCGTTACCACGAATGGCTCTGCGACAACGTCAAAAAGCGCGGTATCGATCTGGTGATCAAGCATGGTCGGCCGAGCAAAAAAGCCTTCTACATGCCAAGCGACTGGCACTTGATGCGTCGGTTACCGGTACCGCTGTGGCTGGTCGATGACCGCAGTCCGGCCGAAGGTGCGGTGGTCGCTGCCATTGATGCCGGTGACAAGCGCAGCAGCCGGAAAAAGCTCGACCAGCAAGTGCTACAGACCGGCGCGCTGCTGGCGCCGCTGATGAAAGCGAAATTGAAGTCGGTTTTTGTCCGGGCCCTGCCACAGCTGCTGTTTGATCTCGACCTGGTTGATCACCGCTCCTACAAAAACAAGGCCGAAGAGCAAGCCAAGGCCGCCTCGGCCAAGCGCTGCAAGGAAGCCGGTGTCGATGATCAGGTCAGCAACAACCTGGTCGGTTTCGGCCATCCGGAAGACATGCTGCCGCGTTTGCTGCGCAAGGAAAAAGCAGCGTTGCTGGTCATGGGCACCGTTGGTCGCAAAGGCGTTGAGGAGTGGCTGGTCGGCAACACTTCCGAGCGGGTCATCGCCGATGTGCGCTGCGATGTGCTGATCATCAAAGGGTGA
- a CDS encoding efflux RND transporter periplasmic adaptor subunit — protein MKKTLPIYAVLAVLLGYVLWLWWSASSDENRAGGGRSTVPVAVQQISQRTMGDVITALGTAQSREGVVITSQQTGLIKQLHFRDGQAVRADDLLVTLHDDEERAKLREAEAKLADNRSQLERLQNLTSGSAVSKSMLEEKAYAVQVAEAQLQVARAALDKRYIRAPFSGVLGARQVSPGALVTVGTPITTLDNLSTVKVEFTIPEMQAGNIEPGLTLAATSAAYPGEKFKGKLTHVDTRINPATRTLNLLAEIDNSERRLKPGMLIDIRITQDKNEVLAVPEGALISLARQHYVFVVGEDNIARQKQIVIGKRRIGYAEVLEGLQLGETVIVEGTHKVRDGQPVQIQAAAAAL, from the coding sequence ATGAAGAAAACGCTTCCCATTTATGCCGTGCTGGCGGTGCTGCTCGGCTATGTCCTCTGGCTCTGGTGGTCAGCCAGCAGCGACGAAAACCGTGCTGGCGGTGGCCGCAGTACCGTGCCGGTCGCCGTTCAGCAAATCAGCCAGCGCACGATGGGTGATGTCATCACTGCGCTCGGTACCGCTCAGTCGCGCGAAGGCGTGGTCATCACCTCGCAGCAGACGGGTCTGATCAAGCAGCTGCATTTCCGTGACGGCCAGGCGGTCCGCGCTGATGATCTGCTGGTCACGCTGCACGACGATGAAGAACGCGCGAAATTGCGCGAAGCCGAAGCCAAGCTCGCCGACAATCGTTCCCAGCTCGAGCGGCTGCAGAATCTGACCAGTGGCAGCGCCGTCTCGAAATCAATGCTGGAAGAAAAAGCCTACGCGGTGCAGGTCGCTGAAGCGCAACTGCAGGTAGCGCGCGCCGCCTTGGACAAGCGCTATATCCGGGCGCCGTTTTCCGGTGTGCTCGGTGCTCGGCAGGTATCGCCTGGGGCGCTCGTCACCGTCGGCACGCCGATCACGACGCTGGATAATTTAAGCACCGTCAAAGTCGAATTCACGATACCGGAAATGCAGGCCGGCAACATCGAACCGGGCTTGACGCTGGCAGCGACCAGTGCCGCTTATCCGGGCGAGAAATTCAAAGGCAAGCTGACCCATGTTGACACCCGCATCAACCCGGCGACGCGCACGCTGAATCTGTTGGCCGAAATCGATAACTCCGAGCGTCGCTTGAAGCCGGGCATGCTGATCGATATTCGCATCACTCAGGACAAGAACGAAGTGCTGGCGGTGCCGGAAGGTGCGCTGATCAGCCTGGCGCGTCAGCACTATGTGTTTGTCGTCGGCGAAGACAACATCGCCCGTCAGAAACAGATTGTTATCGGCAAACGCCGCATCGGTTACGCCGAAGTGCTGGAAGGCTTGCAGCTCGGTGAAACGGTGATTGTTGAAGGGACGCACAAAGTACGTGATGGCCAGCCGGTGCAAATCCAGGCGGCTGCTGCTGCCCTGTAA
- a CDS encoding efflux RND transporter permease subunit, whose protein sequence is MWLSDTSVKRPVLAMVINLLIITFGLMAFNFLNLREYPDVNPPIVSVDTDYPGASAAIVETRITQIIEDRISGIAGIRSITSRSSNGRSSISIEFSSDRDIDAAANDVRDRVSRVLDNLPDDVDPPEVSKADSDDNVIIWFNLSSDTLNTLELTDYGSRYIEDRFASLDGVARVRLGGGSRYAMRIELNHDAMAARSITVTDIERALRSENVELPAGELRSTDREMTARVLRGYTSEQEFRELVIRKDANGHLVRLGEIADIFLGASEDKIYFRGNGQDVIGIGIVKQSTANTLSVARAAKAEYERIKENLPPNIQLHESYDSSVFIEQAIFEVYLTLSIAMVLVIMVIYLFLGTLRATLVPAVTVPISLIGAFAILWILGFSINLLTLLALVLAIGLVVDDAIVVLENIYRRIEHGEPPLLAAFNGAREVGFAVVATTAVLVAVFVPIMFLEGDFGKLFSEFALTIAGAVVLSSITALTLAPVMCAFLLKSERKHSALQAWVDRKTQAMENGYGRMLEELMHHKVLFFSLIGLVLLAIVGLFKILPAELAPKEDRGGFFINVLGPEGATYEHTVRNIKEIETMLQPYLDSGEFNRLLTRAPGFGGNAMNSGFVIVGLDDFGERRNGFTIVNEVNEKLSALPGVRAFGAIRQSLGGGGSTPVQFVIGGDDYAQLAQWRDVIMARASEHGGFTNVQADYKETLPQFLLTIDHNRAADLGVSVQAIGVTLQTLLSGRRMTTFNQSGEEYDVQVRGEETQFRTPADLQNVYLRSEKTGELISLSNMVTGYEQAGANTLNRYNRVRAITISANLVDGFTLGAALEYLNSVVRDELNNEPRVDYKGESERFVEQSGSTAFVFGLAILIVYLVLAAQFESFVHPLVIMLTVPLAVLGALIGLQVMGMTLNIYSQVGIIMLVGLATKNGILIVEFTNQMRDAGKDFDTALIDASKRRLRPIVMTSVTALMGALPLVLASGAGAESRQVLGVVIFSGVALSTLLTLFVVPMAYNLMARKTSSPEAVSRALQDLQKQEA, encoded by the coding sequence ATGTGGTTGTCTGATACTTCCGTCAAACGCCCGGTGCTGGCGATGGTGATCAATTTGTTGATCATCACGTTCGGCTTGATGGCGTTCAATTTTCTCAATCTTCGCGAATACCCGGACGTCAATCCGCCAATTGTCTCGGTCGACACCGATTACCCGGGTGCTTCCGCCGCGATTGTCGAAACCCGTATTACCCAGATCATCGAAGATCGGATCAGCGGCATCGCCGGCATTCGTTCAATCACGTCGCGCAGCAGCAACGGCCGCTCCAGTATTTCGATTGAGTTCTCCTCCGATCGCGATATTGACGCCGCCGCCAACGATGTTCGTGATCGCGTCTCGCGTGTGCTCGATAATTTGCCGGACGATGTCGACCCGCCGGAAGTGTCGAAAGCCGATTCCGATGACAACGTCATCATCTGGTTCAACTTGTCTTCCGATACGCTGAATACGCTGGAGCTGACTGATTACGGTTCCCGCTATATCGAAGATCGTTTTGCATCGCTCGACGGTGTTGCCCGTGTGCGCCTGGGCGGCGGCAGTCGCTACGCGATGCGCATCGAACTGAATCATGATGCCATGGCGGCGCGTTCGATTACCGTTACCGATATCGAGCGGGCATTGCGCTCGGAAAACGTCGAGTTACCGGCCGGTGAATTGCGCTCCACCGATCGAGAAATGACCGCACGGGTGTTGCGCGGTTACACCAGCGAACAGGAGTTCCGTGAGCTGGTGATTCGCAAAGATGCCAACGGCCATTTGGTGCGTCTCGGTGAAATCGCCGATATTTTCCTTGGTGCCTCTGAAGACAAAATTTATTTCCGCGGTAATGGTCAGGACGTTATCGGTATCGGTATCGTCAAGCAATCGACGGCGAACACCTTGTCGGTTGCTCGCGCCGCCAAGGCCGAATACGAACGCATCAAGGAAAATCTGCCACCAAATATTCAGCTGCATGAAAGCTATGACAGCTCGGTGTTTATCGAGCAGGCGATCTTTGAGGTGTACCTGACACTGTCGATCGCGATGGTGCTGGTCATCATGGTCATCTACTTATTTCTCGGCACTCTGCGCGCCACGCTGGTGCCGGCGGTGACCGTACCGATTTCCTTGATCGGCGCATTCGCGATTCTGTGGATACTCGGTTTCTCAATCAACCTGCTGACTTTGTTGGCGCTGGTACTGGCGATCGGTCTGGTCGTTGACGACGCGATCGTGGTGCTGGAGAACATTTACCGCCGTATCGAACACGGTGAGCCGCCGCTACTGGCGGCGTTCAATGGCGCTCGCGAAGTGGGTTTCGCCGTGGTGGCGACCACGGCCGTGTTGGTCGCGGTGTTCGTGCCGATCATGTTTCTCGAAGGTGACTTCGGCAAATTGTTCAGCGAATTCGCGCTGACCATTGCGGGTGCAGTCGTGCTGTCGTCGATCACGGCGCTGACGTTGGCACCGGTGATGTGCGCGTTCCTGCTGAAATCAGAACGTAAACATTCGGCGCTGCAAGCCTGGGTTGACCGGAAAACCCAGGCGATGGAAAACGGCTACGGCCGCATGCTCGAAGAACTGATGCACCACAAAGTGCTGTTCTTTTCGCTGATTGGTTTGGTGCTATTGGCCATCGTTGGTTTGTTCAAGATTTTGCCGGCGGAACTGGCGCCGAAAGAAGATCGCGGCGGCTTTTTCATCAACGTGCTGGGGCCGGAAGGCGCGACCTACGAACACACGGTGCGCAACATCAAGGAAATCGAAACGATGTTGCAGCCTTATCTCGACAGCGGCGAATTCAATCGCTTGTTGACCCGTGCGCCCGGGTTCGGTGGCAACGCCATGAACTCCGGCTTTGTCATCGTCGGTTTGGATGATTTCGGTGAGCGTCGTAATGGTTTTACCATCGTCAACGAAGTCAACGAAAAACTGTCGGCACTGCCAGGGGTGCGTGCTTTCGGCGCCATCCGCCAATCACTCGGTGGTGGTGGCAGCACACCGGTGCAATTCGTGATCGGCGGAGACGATTACGCCCAGCTTGCGCAATGGCGTGATGTCATCATGGCACGTGCCAGCGAGCACGGCGGCTTCACCAACGTTCAGGCTGATTACAAGGAAACGCTTCCGCAATTCCTGCTGACCATCGATCACAATCGCGCGGCGGATTTGGGCGTTTCGGTGCAGGCGATTGGTGTCACGCTGCAAACCTTGTTGTCCGGGCGCCGGATGACCACGTTCAATCAGTCTGGTGAAGAATACGATGTCCAGGTTCGCGGCGAGGAAACCCAGTTCCGCACACCGGCCGATTTGCAGAACGTATACTTACGTTCGGAAAAAACCGGCGAATTGATCTCATTGTCCAATATGGTTACAGGCTATGAGCAAGCCGGTGCCAACACGCTGAACCGCTACAACCGGGTACGCGCCATTACCATCAGCGCCAACCTTGTTGATGGCTTTACGCTCGGCGCTGCGCTGGAATATTTGAACAGCGTTGTGCGTGATGAACTCAATAACGAACCGCGCGTCGATTACAAAGGTGAGTCAGAACGCTTTGTCGAACAGTCGGGCAGTACGGCATTTGTATTCGGCTTGGCGATCCTGATTGTTTACCTGGTGTTGGCGGCGCAGTTCGAAAGCTTCGTGCATCCGCTGGTGATCATGCTGACGGTGCCGTTGGCGGTACTCGGTGCCTTGATCGGTTTGCAGGTCATGGGCATGACGCTTAACATCTACTCACAGGTTGGCATCATCATGTTGGTGGGTCTAGCGACCAAGAACGGTATTCTGATTGTCGAGTTCACCAACCAGATGCGTGATGCCGGTAAAGATTTTGATACCGCGTTGATTGATGCATCGAAACGCCGCCTGCGTCCGATTGTCATGACCAGTGTCACGGCGTTGATGGGGGCGTTGCCGCTGGTGTTGGCAAGCGGTGCTGGTGCTGAATCACGTCAGGTGCTCGGTGTTGTGATTTTCTCCGGTGTCGCCTTATCGACGTTACTGACCTTGTTTGTCGTGCCGATGGCCTACAATCTGATGGCGCGCAAAACCTCGTCGCCAGAAGCGGTCAGCCGCGCCTTGCAGGATTTGCAGAAACAAGAAGCATAA
- a CDS encoding Xaa-Pro dipeptidase encodes MKTKIGIAMAALFACSATMAQVTVLSAERLLDVRTGKYQSKPFVIIEDGKIREIVFDANKLPADAKRVDLPGHTLLPGLIDMHVHLDSDPSYGGYTGLQFSDRFWSALMVPNAEKTLLAGFTTVRNVGADAWNDVGLRQAIDEGKIIGPRVITAAYSFGATGGHCDSTFFPPSMNQKSPFNADNPDEARKRVRELRKYGAQVIKICATGGVFSRNTEPGQQQMTYEEMKAVVDEAHMWGLKVAAHAHGTAGIKDAIRAGVDTIEHASLIDDEGIKLAKKHGAYLSMDIYNTEYTQAEGKKNGVLEDNLRKDREVADVQREGFRKAHKAGVKMVYGTDTGVYPHGDNGKQFAVMVRYGMSPLQAIQAATINSAEALGKKGELGVIDSEHYADIIAVKGDPLQNVELLESVPFVMKNGVVYQSP; translated from the coding sequence ATGAAAACCAAAATCGGTATCGCCATGGCGGCGCTGTTTGCTTGCTCGGCAACGATGGCGCAAGTCACGGTGCTCAGTGCTGAACGTCTGCTTGATGTCAGAACAGGCAAGTATCAGTCAAAGCCGTTTGTCATCATTGAAGACGGCAAGATTCGCGAGATCGTTTTTGATGCGAACAAACTGCCTGCCGATGCCAAGCGCGTTGATTTGCCTGGCCATACACTATTGCCTGGTTTGATCGATATGCATGTGCATCTCGATAGTGATCCAAGTTATGGCGGTTATACCGGACTGCAATTCAGCGATCGCTTCTGGTCGGCACTGATGGTGCCGAACGCAGAAAAAACTCTGCTTGCCGGCTTCACCACGGTGCGCAATGTTGGTGCCGATGCCTGGAACGATGTTGGTCTGCGGCAAGCAATTGACGAAGGCAAGATCATCGGTCCACGCGTGATCACAGCCGCTTACAGTTTCGGCGCCACTGGTGGTCATTGCGACTCGACGTTCTTTCCACCTTCCATGAATCAGAAAAGTCCGTTCAACGCCGACAATCCAGACGAAGCGCGCAAGCGCGTGCGTGAACTGCGTAAATACGGTGCACAAGTGATCAAGATTTGCGCGACTGGCGGTGTGTTCTCACGCAACACCGAGCCAGGTCAGCAGCAAATGACTTATGAAGAAATGAAAGCTGTTGTCGACGAAGCCCATATGTGGGGTTTGAAGGTTGCGGCCCATGCCCATGGCACGGCCGGCATCAAAGACGCGATTCGCGCCGGCGTCGATACCATTGAACACGCCAGCCTGATTGACGACGAAGGCATCAAGCTGGCGAAAAAACACGGCGCTTATCTGTCGATGGATATCTACAACACCGAATACACCCAGGCCGAAGGCAAGAAGAACGGTGTGCTCGAGGACAACCTGCGTAAAGATCGGGAAGTCGCCGATGTCCAGCGCGAAGGTTTTCGCAAAGCGCATAAAGCCGGTGTCAAAATGGTTTATGGCACCGACACCGGCGTCTACCCGCACGGCGACAACGGCAAACAATTCGCCGTCATGGTTCGTTACGGCATGAGTCCGTTGCAGGCGATTCAGGCCGCGACGATAAACTCCGCCGAAGCACTGGGAAAAAAGGGTGAACTCGGCGTTATCGACAGCGAGCATTACGCCGATATCATCGCGGTAAAAGGCGATCCATTGCAGAACGTTGAACTACTGGAATCAGTACCATTCGTGATGAAAAACGGTGTCGTTTACCAGTCTCCGTGA
- a CDS encoding outer membrane protein OmpK yields the protein MHAGISDWRYCVGCGVALLTALLWCSSTLGADTQTWRHSLSYLHGKDYQLGASHRQLLTYEVAANGSVGDLFGFIDFSEDLNGANKGRYEWYGELSPRWRFWTSDDNAAPWRHLYLAGNLERGRKWHNQPAVREVEANLIGIGTDWSVPGFRFLRSNVYWRDTRTVSAISGQSLRAGETVQITLSWALPFSIDDQHFLFDGFFDWADNEGKANNWILAAPQLKWDLCQQLGARAGRCYLGIEQQYWKNKTAVDGVRENVTQLLLKWHF from the coding sequence ATGCATGCTGGCATCAGTGACTGGCGGTATTGTGTTGGTTGTGGCGTCGCGTTGCTTACGGCGCTGTTATGGTGCTCGTCAACACTCGGCGCCGACACCCAAACTTGGCGACACAGTTTGAGTTACCTGCACGGCAAAGACTATCAACTTGGCGCCAGCCATCGACAATTGCTGACCTATGAAGTAGCGGCCAACGGCTCAGTTGGCGACCTGTTTGGCTTTATCGATTTCAGCGAAGATCTGAATGGCGCCAATAAAGGTCGTTACGAATGGTACGGTGAATTATCACCGCGCTGGCGCTTCTGGACCAGTGACGACAATGCAGCACCGTGGCGTCACCTGTATCTTGCCGGCAATCTTGAGCGCGGACGCAAATGGCACAATCAGCCTGCCGTGCGGGAAGTCGAAGCCAATCTGATCGGCATCGGCACCGATTGGTCGGTACCGGGCTTTCGCTTTCTGCGCAGCAATGTCTATTGGCGTGATACCCGCACCGTATCGGCCATCAGCGGTCAGTCATTACGTGCCGGCGAAACCGTGCAGATAACATTAAGCTGGGCTCTGCCATTCTCGATAGATGATCAGCACTTTTTGTTCGATGGCTTTTTCGATTGGGCGGACAATGAAGGGAAAGCCAACAATTGGATTCTGGCCGCCCCGCAATTGAAATGGGATTTATGTCAGCAACTCGGTGCGCGCGCAGGACGCTGCTATCTCGGTATTGAACAACAATACTGGAAAAACAAAACCGCGGTTGATGGTGTGCGAGAGAACGTCACGCAACTACTGCTCAAATGGCATTTTTGA
- a CDS encoding GFA family protein has translation MKTRHAACSCGQLTATVNAEPVRISVCHCLACQRRTGSVFGMQARFPASAVEITGKSHQYQRTGDSGGTAEFHFCPHCAAIVYYRILAQPEVLAIPVGVFADPSFPPPTVAVYMERKHPWVQMPAQCELYD, from the coding sequence ATGAAAACCCGCCATGCTGCTTGTAGCTGTGGACAATTAACCGCAACCGTCAACGCCGAACCGGTGCGCATTTCGGTATGCCATTGCCTGGCCTGTCAGCGCCGCACCGGCAGCGTGTTCGGTATGCAGGCTCGCTTTCCGGCATCCGCGGTTGAGATAACCGGAAAGAGCCATCAGTACCAACGCACCGGCGACAGCGGTGGAACGGCCGAATTCCATTTCTGTCCGCACTGCGCCGCCATTGTTTACTACCGGATTCTGGCGCAACCGGAAGTGCTTGCCATACCAGTTGGCGTTTTTGCCGACCCGAGTTTTCCGCCACCAACTGTCGCGGTTTACATGGAGCGCAAACATCCGTGGGTACAAATGCCAGCGCAATGCGAGTTGTATGATTAA